In the Methanococcus maripaludis genome, one interval contains:
- a CDS encoding MinD/ParA family protein: MRLGFYNIQGGTGKTTIAANIGYYLSDKTKTVYVDCDIYAGCGALLFGFEDSPHTLNSYLSGTSALNDIIHQFDDLSVIVADSTPNSFNTEINQKRMLELIRVLNDNYDIVLLDLPPNITEGNLLFSSLNLEEKVVNKMIVVAEDSIPGIANTMKTKELLYAIDIDCIGVIVNKFKDTVDFDEALDDIIAILPYDKKVETQWMENVPAVQMKSKFSKELSYLAEDLAEVYIKKDLAAVRALKVAKELKDMTSKKRDEEVEENEEF, encoded by the coding sequence ATGAGATTGGGATTTTACAACATACAAGGCGGAACTGGAAAAACGACCATTGCTGCAAATATTGGATATTACTTAAGCGATAAAACAAAAACAGTCTATGTGGACTGCGACATTTACGCGGGATGTGGGGCATTGTTATTTGGATTTGAAGATAGCCCGCACACATTAAATTCATACCTTTCTGGAACAAGTGCTTTAAACGACATCATTCACCAGTTTGATGATCTTTCTGTAATCGTTGCAGATTCAACCCCTAATTCATTTAATACTGAAATAAATCAGAAAAGAATGCTTGAATTAATCAGAGTTTTGAATGATAACTACGATATCGTTCTTCTAGACCTTCCTCCAAATATTACCGAAGGAAATCTCTTGTTTTCCTCGCTCAATTTGGAAGAAAAAGTAGTGAACAAAATGATTGTAGTTGCAGAAGATAGTATCCCCGGAATTGCAAATACAATGAAAACAAAAGAACTCCTTTATGCAATTGATATCGATTGTATTGGTGTTATTGTAAATAAATTCAAAGATACCGTGGACTTTGATGAAGCACTTGACGATATTATTGCAATATTGCCATACGACAAAAAAGTGGAAACTCAATGGATGGAAAACGTCCCTGCAGTTCAGATGAAGTCAAAATTCAGTAAAGAATTAAGTTATTTAGCAGAAGATCTTGCTGAAGTTTACATTAAAAAAGACCTTGCCGCAGTTAGGGCTTTAAAAGTAGCAAAAGAATTAAAAGATATGACTTCTAAAAAGAGAGACGAAGAAGTTGAAGAAAACGAAGAATTTTAA
- the hisF gene encoding imidazole glycerol phosphate synthase subunit HisF, whose amino-acid sequence MLTKRIIPCLDIKEGRVVKGTNFVELRDAGDPVELSKIYNEQGADELVFLDITASFEKRDIIIDVVKRTAEQVFIPLTVGGGIKTVDDFRKILRAGADKISINTSAVKTPELIKEASEIFGTQCVVVAMDVKRNYITNPQNENLKDKNIFETKLGSCWFEVYIYGGREGTGIDAIDWAKKVENLGAGEILLTSMDADGTKDGYDLVLTRAISENTKLPIIASGGCGNSDHVVDAFKDGKADAALMASILHYRECTVNDLKKEVEKNNIPVRF is encoded by the coding sequence ATGCTTACTAAGAGAATTATTCCTTGCCTCGATATTAAAGAGGGCAGAGTTGTTAAAGGAACAAATTTTGTAGAGTTAAGAGATGCTGGAGATCCAGTTGAACTATCCAAAATTTACAATGAACAGGGCGCTGACGAACTAGTATTTTTAGATATTACTGCATCGTTTGAAAAAAGAGATATTATTATAGATGTTGTAAAACGAACTGCTGAACAGGTTTTTATCCCGCTAACTGTTGGCGGAGGAATAAAAACGGTTGATGATTTTAGAAAGATATTGAGGGCAGGTGCAGACAAAATCTCCATAAATACATCTGCAGTAAAAACTCCAGAATTGATAAAGGAAGCTTCTGAAATTTTTGGAACACAGTGTGTTGTTGTTGCAATGGATGTGAAAAGAAACTATATAACAAATCCCCAGAATGAAAATTTGAAAGATAAAAACATCTTTGAAACAAAACTTGGGTCTTGCTGGTTTGAAGTTTATATCTATGGTGGAAGGGAAGGAACTGGTATCGATGCAATAGACTGGGCTAAAAAGGTTGAAAATCTGGGTGCTGGAGAAATCCTTTTAACCAGTATGGATGCAGATGGTACAAAAGATGGCTATGATTTAGTATTAACGAGAGCAATTTCTGAAAATACAAAACTTCCAATAATTGCAAGCGGGGGTTGTGGAAATTCAGACCATGTTGTTGATGCATTTAAAGATGGGAAAGCTGATGCTGCATTGATGG